In one window of Corallococcus macrosporus DNA:
- a CDS encoding LysR family transcriptional regulator produces MTLIQEPLAGLGAFVRTLETGSFSAAARALGVSPSAVSKTVARLEGRLGVLLLQRGTRRLQPTPEGLSLFERGQRIVAELEAAQGELRESKGPRGPLHVTAPMDLGRYWLVPRLPAFLAAYPQVQCALGLTDRFIDLVEERVDVGLRMGESADTRLVRRRLGASRAVICASPAYLRRHGTPRKVADLQRHACLAYLRDGQRVPWRLDGTPVDVPGPFASDNNEALLALAVEGVGIARIPEFVAAQALASGGLRAVLGEVDSPGPDVFVVYPERRHLSPRVRVFVDFVAEAFAREQPRPGTKPRPRR; encoded by the coding sequence ATGACCCTCATCCAGGAGCCGCTCGCCGGGCTGGGCGCCTTCGTGCGCACGCTTGAAACGGGCAGCTTCAGCGCGGCGGCCCGGGCGCTCGGCGTGTCCCCTTCCGCGGTCAGCAAGACGGTGGCCCGCCTGGAGGGCCGGCTGGGAGTCCTGCTCCTCCAGCGCGGCACGCGCCGGCTCCAACCCACGCCGGAGGGGCTGTCGCTCTTCGAGCGGGGCCAGCGCATCGTGGCGGAGCTGGAGGCGGCGCAGGGCGAGCTGCGCGAATCGAAAGGCCCGCGGGGGCCGCTGCACGTCACCGCGCCCATGGACCTGGGCCGCTACTGGCTGGTGCCGCGCCTGCCGGCGTTCCTCGCCGCGTACCCGCAGGTCCAGTGCGCGCTGGGGCTCACGGACCGCTTCATCGACCTGGTGGAGGAGCGCGTGGACGTGGGCCTGCGCATGGGGGAGAGCGCGGACACGCGGCTCGTCCGCCGGAGGCTGGGAGCGTCGCGCGCGGTCATCTGCGCGTCGCCCGCGTACCTGCGCCGGCACGGCACGCCCCGGAAGGTGGCGGACCTCCAGCGCCACGCGTGTCTGGCCTACCTGCGCGACGGCCAGCGCGTCCCGTGGCGGCTGGATGGCACGCCGGTGGACGTGCCCGGCCCGTTCGCGTCCGACAACAACGAGGCCCTGCTGGCACTGGCGGTGGAGGGCGTGGGCATCGCGCGCATCCCGGAGTTCGTCGCCGCGCAGGCGCTGGCCTCCGGAGGGCTGCGGGCCGTGCTCGGTGAGGTGGACTCACCGGGGCCGGACGTGTTCGTCGTCTATCCGGAGCGCCGGCACCTGTCGCCACGCGTCCGCGTGTTCGTGGACTTCGTGGCGGAGGCGTTCGCGCGCGAGCAGCCGAGGCCGGGCACGAAGCCCCGGCCCCGGCGGTGA
- a CDS encoding NAD-dependent epimerase/dehydratase family protein, with product MKVFVLGATGYIGGSVAARLMAAGHQVVGTARTPDKARALEARGIQATVASFDDLDALARLAKESDAVINAASADERKVVEALLVALKGSGKRFIHTSGSSIVATDAGGELTPGVHDEDTPIEPVPEKVARIALDRLVLDAAKDGIHTNVICPCLIYGKGLGLNPDSVQLPPLIQYARETGTARYIGKGENIWSNVHIEDLADLYLLVLERAPAGAFFFAENGEANFRDVVTAIGKSLHLPVASMPLAEGEKRWGVELGRLALASNSRIRAKRARALGWKPRRPSVFDVLAELK from the coding sequence ATGAAAGTCTTCGTGTTGGGCGCGACGGGGTACATCGGCGGGTCGGTGGCGGCGCGGTTGATGGCGGCGGGCCATCAGGTGGTGGGCACCGCCCGGACCCCGGACAAGGCGCGGGCGCTGGAGGCGCGCGGCATCCAGGCGACGGTCGCTTCGTTCGATGACCTGGACGCGCTCGCGCGGCTGGCGAAGGAGTCCGATGCCGTCATCAACGCGGCGTCCGCGGACGAGCGCAAGGTGGTGGAGGCGCTGCTCGTCGCGCTGAAGGGCTCCGGCAAGCGCTTCATCCACACCAGCGGCTCCAGCATCGTCGCCACCGACGCGGGCGGCGAGCTGACCCCCGGCGTGCACGACGAGGACACGCCCATCGAGCCCGTGCCGGAGAAGGTGGCGCGCATCGCGCTGGACAGACTCGTGCTGGACGCGGCGAAGGACGGCATCCACACGAACGTCATCTGCCCGTGCCTCATCTACGGCAAGGGGCTGGGGCTGAACCCGGACAGCGTGCAACTGCCGCCGCTCATCCAGTACGCGCGCGAGACGGGCACGGCGCGCTACATCGGGAAGGGGGAGAACATCTGGTCCAACGTGCACATCGAGGACCTGGCGGACCTGTACCTCCTGGTGCTGGAGCGCGCGCCGGCCGGGGCGTTCTTCTTCGCGGAGAACGGCGAGGCGAACTTCCGGGACGTGGTGACGGCCATCGGCAAGAGCCTCCACCTGCCCGTGGCCAGCATGCCGCTGGCCGAGGGGGAGAAGCGCTGGGGCGTGGAGCTGGGGCGGCTGGCGCTCGCGTCCAACAGCCGCATCCGCGCGAAGCGGGCCCGCGCCCTGGGCTGGAAGCCGCGCCGGCCCTCCGTGTTCGACGTCCTCGCGGAGCTGAAGTAG
- a CDS encoding DUF1501 domain-containing protein, with protein sequence MTTTRRQFLRRASQGLGFLAAAAALPRWVGNAHAASTSGYSGSRVAVCVFLLGGNDSNNILIPQDTNAYAQYLAARPTIGLKTDQLDLINPTGLAAGSFALPKTLSKLRAHFEAGRAAFVCNVGPLVLPLNKADYLAGGTSVPENLFSHSDQQDAWASALANPGSSTATADLKVTGWGGRAADKLHVLNASTPPDYPEVTSFGGKPRFCAGVERKPMMVAADGTLAFRTLTTPPSDFDLLQQAALADVMTVQDGNVLETAYADVFTTAQTFSSARAAARDAAWAQLPQATRDAIDGYFVPTLPPEETAKWTLHTQLYQVVRDLVAGAMPVSKAGLGLKRQVFSVGFGSFDTHQNEDVDHPKLLAQLDFALDAFQQAVTLLETQTAFGANAPQATLFTMSDFNRTLLENGDSGTDHAWGGHAIVLGNRVAGKALYGTFPSLDLSGSLEGSTDERGRWIPTLTVEQYGWTLASWLGLNTAAERDYVFPNLAGYVADAVARGFPAQARRYKIAFMQAD encoded by the coding sequence ATGACCACCACCCGTCGCCAGTTCCTCCGGCGCGCCTCGCAGGGCCTGGGCTTCCTGGCCGCCGCCGCCGCCCTCCCCCGCTGGGTGGGCAATGCCCACGCCGCCAGCACCAGCGGCTACTCCGGCAGCCGCGTCGCCGTCTGCGTCTTCCTGCTGGGAGGCAACGACAGCAACAACATCCTCATCCCGCAGGACACCAACGCCTACGCGCAGTACCTGGCCGCCCGGCCCACCATTGGCCTGAAGACGGACCAACTGGACCTCATCAACCCCACGGGCCTGGCCGCCGGGTCCTTCGCCCTGCCCAAGACGCTGTCGAAGCTGCGCGCGCACTTCGAGGCGGGGCGCGCCGCGTTCGTGTGCAACGTGGGGCCGCTGGTGCTTCCCCTGAACAAGGCGGACTACCTGGCCGGCGGGACCTCCGTGCCGGAGAACCTCTTCTCCCACAGCGACCAGCAGGACGCCTGGGCCAGCGCGCTGGCCAACCCCGGCTCCAGCACCGCCACCGCCGACCTCAAGGTCACCGGCTGGGGCGGCCGCGCGGCGGACAAGCTCCACGTGCTCAACGCCAGCACACCGCCGGACTACCCGGAGGTGACCTCGTTCGGAGGCAAACCGCGCTTCTGCGCGGGCGTGGAGCGCAAGCCCATGATGGTGGCTGCCGACGGCACGCTCGCGTTCCGCACCCTCACCACCCCGCCCTCGGACTTCGACCTGCTCCAGCAGGCGGCGCTGGCGGACGTGATGACGGTGCAGGACGGCAACGTGCTGGAGACGGCCTACGCGGACGTGTTCACCACGGCGCAGACGTTCTCCTCCGCCCGCGCCGCCGCGCGCGACGCGGCGTGGGCGCAACTGCCCCAGGCCACCCGCGACGCCATCGACGGCTACTTCGTGCCCACGCTGCCGCCGGAGGAGACCGCGAAGTGGACGCTGCACACGCAGCTCTACCAGGTGGTGCGCGACCTGGTGGCGGGAGCGATGCCGGTGAGCAAGGCGGGCCTGGGCCTCAAGCGCCAGGTGTTCTCCGTGGGCTTCGGCTCCTTCGACACGCACCAGAACGAGGACGTGGACCATCCGAAGCTGCTGGCGCAGCTGGACTTCGCGCTCGACGCCTTCCAGCAGGCCGTGACGCTGCTGGAGACGCAGACCGCGTTCGGCGCCAACGCGCCCCAGGCGACGCTCTTCACCATGAGCGACTTCAACCGGACGCTGCTGGAGAACGGCGACAGCGGCACGGACCACGCCTGGGGTGGGCATGCCATCGTCCTGGGCAACCGCGTCGCGGGCAAGGCGCTCTACGGCACCTTCCCCAGCCTGGACCTGTCGGGCTCGCTGGAGGGCTCCACGGACGAGCGCGGCCGCTGGATTCCCACGCTCACCGTGGAGCAGTACGGCTGGACGCTGGCCTCCTGGCTGGGCCTGAACACCGCCGCCGAGCGCGACTACGTGTTCCCCAACCTCGCTGGCTACGTGGCGGACGCGGTGGCGCGCGGGTTCCCGGCGCAGGCACGCAGGTACAAGATCGCCTTCATGCAGGCGGACTGA
- a CDS encoding DUF1800 domain-containing protein, whose amino-acid sequence MESLETPSEPNSIRFLEQSSFGPKLARGVAPAPVGTVEHVMAVGITQSLTEQFALQPATPYDGESAQDLGSQFFQRAVTGEDQLRQRVAFALSQIFVVSQNGIPDSTRTPYVDSKVAVAGYMNLLSQHAFGDFRVLLEAVTKNPAMGRYLDMANNRAFDSKGNPIDPNENYAREMLQLFTLGTDKLNQDGTPLLDANGNRQRAYSEEQVKAFAHALSGWTWNATACPARGAAINTPDYKNPLMPCNANHDTDSQVLLRGVTTAAGGSITTHLTQALNNVFNDPNVPPFISKQLIQHLVTSNPTPAYVRRVAAVFKNDGTGARGNLQAVVRAILEDDEARGAQPPLGLRSGFGHLRSPALFVTNVVRWLDPTLDTATKDPGLKLSNWSKTMNQWVTRPPSVFSFYPPTAPLPGVDGLVGPEFAILDTATLTARANFLHEFLYSGAAANAGITVDYDLLPATNADLVAYMGRYWLHGTLAPELEQKLLTAMGDSRANTAIRKKKLGLYLTFLSPSFQIQR is encoded by the coding sequence GTGGAATCCCTGGAGACGCCCAGCGAGCCGAACAGCATCCGGTTCCTGGAGCAGTCCTCGTTCGGCCCGAAGCTCGCGCGCGGCGTGGCACCCGCGCCCGTGGGCACCGTGGAGCACGTGATGGCGGTCGGCATCACGCAGTCGCTCACGGAGCAGTTCGCGCTCCAGCCCGCCACGCCGTACGACGGGGAGAGCGCCCAGGACCTGGGCTCGCAGTTCTTCCAGCGCGCGGTGACGGGGGAGGATCAGCTCCGCCAGCGCGTGGCGTTCGCGCTCAGCCAGATCTTCGTCGTCTCCCAGAACGGCATCCCGGACTCCACGAGGACGCCGTACGTGGACTCCAAGGTGGCGGTCGCGGGGTACATGAACCTGCTGTCGCAGCATGCCTTCGGCGACTTCCGCGTGCTGCTGGAGGCCGTGACGAAGAACCCCGCCATGGGCCGCTACCTGGACATGGCGAACAACCGCGCCTTCGACTCGAAGGGCAACCCCATCGACCCGAACGAGAACTACGCGCGGGAGATGCTCCAGCTCTTCACCCTGGGCACGGACAAGCTGAACCAGGACGGCACCCCGCTGCTGGACGCCAACGGCAACCGGCAGCGCGCGTACAGCGAGGAGCAGGTGAAGGCCTTCGCGCACGCCCTGTCCGGCTGGACCTGGAACGCCACCGCGTGTCCGGCCCGGGGCGCCGCCATCAACACGCCCGACTACAAGAACCCGCTGATGCCCTGTAACGCCAACCACGACACGGACAGCCAGGTGCTCCTGCGCGGCGTCACCACCGCCGCGGGAGGCAGCATCACCACGCACCTGACCCAGGCGCTGAACAACGTCTTCAACGACCCCAACGTCCCGCCCTTCATCAGCAAGCAGCTCATCCAGCACCTGGTGACGAGCAACCCGACGCCCGCCTACGTCCGGCGCGTGGCCGCCGTCTTCAAGAACGACGGCACCGGCGCGCGCGGCAACCTCCAGGCGGTGGTGCGCGCCATCCTGGAGGACGACGAGGCGCGCGGCGCCCAGCCGCCCCTCGGCCTGCGGTCCGGCTTCGGCCACCTGCGCTCGCCCGCGCTGTTCGTCACGAACGTGGTCCGCTGGCTGGATCCCACGCTGGACACGGCCACCAAGGACCCGGGGCTGAAGCTGAGCAACTGGAGCAAGACGATGAACCAGTGGGTGACCCGCCCGCCCTCCGTCTTCAGCTTCTACCCGCCCACCGCGCCGCTGCCGGGCGTGGACGGCCTGGTCGGACCGGAGTTCGCCATCCTGGACACGGCCACCCTTACCGCCCGCGCCAACTTCCTCCACGAGTTCCTCTACTCCGGCGCCGCCGCCAACGCGGGCATCACCGTGGACTACGACCTGCTGCCCGCCACCAACGCGGACCTGGTCGCGTACATGGGCCGCTACTGGCTGCACGGCACGCTGGCGCCGGAGCTGGAGCAGAAGCTGCTGACGGCCATGGGTGACAGCCGGGCGAACACGGCCATCCGCAAGAAGAAGCTCGGGCTCTACCTGACGTTCCTCTCCCCCTCCTTCCAGATCCAGCGGTGA